DNA from Calypte anna isolate BGI_N300 chromosome 6, bCalAnn1_v1.p, whole genome shotgun sequence:
AAACCTGCTCAAAATGTTGGGCAAATATTTTAGTTATAAATCCACGCTGAGCTCCATATTACTGCATGTACACTGCTAGCATTTTTTGGGATAGCTTGTTTAAAACTAACTCCAAGATGCCTAAATTACACAGCAGCGACAGCCCATTTAACTACATAAATTATACAGGAGCAGTGCCTAACTTTGGTTATGTTGTCATGATTTATAACAGCTGAGGATGTACCCCCAGATATCCAGACAAAAtcaaattaagttttttttttcccaaacataCAAAGCCTTGCAAACCTGACAGAGAAATGCATGTATGACCTTAGATTTACACTGAGAAAATATTCCTATTCTACACATTCTCTAGACAGCACTTAATTCTCACtctttacagaaacaaaatatatacTAAAATAATATGATCATGCAAAAAGTTTCTGCATATAAAGTAcgtcaattaaaaataaacaaaacatttttaaatatcagcACATTTTAGATTTGCAGAACACTGTAATTTTATggagaaaaattataattaggGATACAAAAAAAGTCTTGCTGTTCTCCAGACTTCAGATCCCCTCCAAATCCAGATCATGGTTTGCAATTTTCTGCTACCATATTGTAATAAAGGGGTTTCCAACTGAGATTATTTATCAGATCCCTGGAAAGCATAATGGTGCAAAAGGCTTGCAtaataaaagttatttaatattttaaagcttgGCAAGAATACTTCAGGCACAATCTTAAAAGAATAGTTTTTGAATTTGCGGACTTCAAAAAGTTAAATACGAAAATGTTTTGATTGGTATGCTCATATGTAGATTATGTATAAGGTTTTACATTAAAAGCTTATGTATTTAACAGACTAGTTGAAAACATATCAGATGTCCTATTGAAAcactccttaaaaaaaaaaaataaaatcaaaacctCATAAGTGCTACTAAACACCTGCAGTGATTTTGAGCAACTGAACTCTTGTCCTTAATTTTGACTTTGGGAGAGCAAATAATGCAAATGTGACTATTTtccagaagcaaacaaaaaaatttatcaATGAGTCGATATGGTGCTGTTTGTGACACTGGATTACATTGGTTTATTCTGTAGATGCTTATAGAGCCAGCCCATGTTGTTTGACTTTTCAGGGAAGACTAATAGGTGTAGTAATGGGGGGGGAGCAGGAAAAATCTTATGGTTAAGCCAAAACAGGGGTCATGCCTAGGGCATTTTATCTGCCCTGCTTACACACCGCCAGGGAATTGCATCTTAACAGTTGATTCCCTGTTAATCAATTCAAATTAGCACCTGCCTTTTAGTTTTCACTTTGCTGAATTCCAGGAAAGAAGTTCTTAAAACAAATGTATGTTCTATCTCTGAACTAGTCAGAGTCATCACATTTCAAGAAATCCcagcagattttatttgctCTACTGGCTGATAAGAGACACCTTAGTAAGTCAAGATTCCAAGCCAGCAGACTCACAGAACATGATCCAGTGGCTTCTACACAGCTCTGCAGTATTATGGGAGGAcctatggatttttttattctcaacCTGTTTTCTATAGCTGCAGAGAAAACCTTATGTTacatattattattatgcttagcttttctttcttatttactATGTCTCAGGATGATGTGCTTGATAAGAGACTTGTGCCACTTCATACTTTGAGTGggtgtttctgtgctgctcttgcCACTTACAAACTATACCTTCCAACAACTGACCAGTCTCAAGTGACAATCACTTTGGTGGTGGGAGACAGGGGGAAGTTATGAGCACAAAATTAGCAAATAGCACATTCAAAAATGCAGATCTGACTTTAAATTCATAACCTTTATATTCACTAGTTAAACTGCTCTCTAATGTACACACATCATACAGAGgatcataaaaaataaactttattatCAAGCTTAAAATTCAAACATTTAACATAAGATACAGACACAAGTAATACTGAAAACATTCTCAAACAATAACCATTTTGGGTAATTTGGATGAGTAGCTAGTTACCTTTGTTCCAAATGCCTTTAAGAATATTTCTTAATACATACAGTGTCATGAAATGTCTTCAAATGCTTAGCTGGCCAGATTTTGATATGATCTTTAAATAGGTAAAACATATTTCTATAGAAATAACATTATTTAATTATGAATCTGAGACCCATAATTTTAGTGCTTGGGGAAAAATACCATAGccttttgaaatatttagaaGACATAAATAACTATTATACATTtacagttttaaatatttaaaggcCTTTGTCACTATAAAAAGTTACTATGTACATATTGGATGCCATATAGAAATCCAGCAGTAGGCAAGAGTTCAGATCTCAGATTTGGCCACTGAAACCTATGAATTTGGTAGGCAGATTGTCCACAGGGTACACTATGGGCCCTGTTTTCATTGTAGGAGGTCCATTCAGCAGCTGCCAGTCACAGCTTCGAGCCAACTccactgtaaatattttcagaaggaCTTTTGCAAACTCTTTGCCCACGCAGCTCCTCAAGCCCCCACCAAAAGGAATGAAACTAAACCTAGATGAATCCTCTGGAGATGGGGACATGAAGCGATCTGGGTTAAATTCATCCTTGTTGGTAAAGAGATCTGCCACATCGTGGGTATCACAGATACTGTAAATAACATTCCAACCTTTAGGGATCTGGTAACCCTatcaggagaagagagaggagacatGAAGCACCTCGCTGTGTGAAATAATGTGAAGTGTCAGTACCAGACATGTTGATGCACCCTACCTCCCCCCTGGCTTCCTGCAGGTCACTCAAAGGCAGACATGCTACATGAATGCTCTAGTGttttgcagctgtgctgagaAGTCAAACCCAAGCCCCACTTACATTTAGCTCAAGGGTCTTGAGAGCAATTCGAAATCCTCCAGGAACAGGAGGGCTCAGCCTGAGGGTCTCTTTGATGACACAACCTGTGTACTTCAGCTGCTCTAAGACCTCCATGTCCAGTTGCTTCTCTTGGTTGTGACTGCACAGTAACCCCTAAAAAGCAAGATGTTGCTATAACATTTATGGAGCAAGTGTCCAGgcctcccagcactgcaaagcagCCACCTCTCAGTGAGTGGTGTTTTCCTGACAGGGTCAAGGGGAGCCCTGTCTAGGACACCTCTCCTAGGGGTACTTTCCCACTGCCCCCTCCTGTAAAATGGCTCTGGGGAAGACACACACCTTCACCTGCAGCTCTTTCCTCACTTTCTGCAGGACATCATGGTGGAGTCCTAGGAAGGCAACCAGCGACGTGGCAGCACTAGCAGTGGTTTCATGGCCCCCAAAGAGTAGCTCTGTAGCAGACTCCTTCAACTCCTTACACAGAGGACAGAGGAAGGATAAGACAGACTCCAAACAAATATCTGTACCAGGCCCATTCTACCACCACAACACTATGCATTGCTCCCAGACTGGAGCAGGCACCGGGGGGGCCAGGATGGGGGTAGTGATCATGCTCCCCGTGGACATGGCCCTGGTCCTGTGCACCCTATCCAACAGCCTGGTTGCAGCCTCTGCACCCCAGTGCACCCAAGCTAGGTTATTTAATGAGGAAAAGGAACACTTGCTGCTCTCTTCTTTTGGCCCCAGAAGATACCTGTGCTGCTAACAGAGGGGAAAGGGACATATCTGACCCTGGGGAACCTCACCTGCATGTTGAGTTGCTCCCCGTTACCCTGAGTGTGCtccatcagcagctgcagcacatccTTGTAGCCACCCTCAGGCTCCTTGTGGGCCATCTTGGCACGGATATTCTCCTCAATCTTAGCGTGGATGACGTTGCGAGCCCGCAAGCCCTGGCCAGGCAGCATAGAGAATGTGGAACTTTGACCTGACTGCCATCCCTTCCATCCATTCTCTGCTGTCCTGGATGCAGGGGCATCCCCTCACCTCCCAGCCCAAAGTCTTACCCGGTAGAGCCCGCTGAAGGGCACATCgatggggagggagaagaggttGCGGATCATCTCCTCGAAGGCctccaccagctgctgctcaccGTCGGGGTTGGCCTGGCGGGGCTGGAAACCCAGCAGGATCCTCATGGCAATGCGAAACATGAGGCGCTTCACCTCGGGGTACACCAGCAGGCAGGGCTCGGCGGCGCCCAGCCACCGCTCCAGGCAGGCGCTCACCTCTTCCTGGATGACGGGCACGTAGTGCTGCAGGGCGTCCCGGGAGAAGGCCCGCATGATCACCTACCCAGGGGgttgaggaggaggagacagaggaCACAGGCTCAGCCGCCGCGCCCGGGGCGGCGACACCCGCTCCCCGCCCGCCGTCCGGACTGTACCTTTTTGCGGTGCTTGTGCTGCCCATTGTGGAGATTCGAAAGGCAGCCCGAGCCCAGGATGGTGCGCACCGAGGCGGGCCACTGCACGGAGACGAGCCGGTGCTCGCCTAGTAGGATGTGCCGCACGTTCTCGGCACCCATCACTCGCACCGTAGGCCGCCCGAAGAGGTGAGTCTTGTAAATGAAGCCGTATTTTTTGCGCTTCATTTGCAGGAATTTCCGCCTCTGGACCGTGGGGAGtggggaaataataaaaatacattttaaaaaggaggagaggaaagggcaGGGAGAGCAGTTCTTTCCACCTGGGCATATCTCTCACCACGTATCTCCCTTCCCGGCAGCAAGGGAAGGGATCTCCTCACGGCATCGCCTCGCCTTACCTGCAGCACCATCTGCAGCGTTTCCCCGAAGAAGGGGAGCCCCATGGTGCCCGGGGGCAGCgggagggggcagctggggTCGCGGCCGCTCACACAGTAAAGATCCCAGAGCTTGACGGCGGCCAGAAAAAGTAGCAGGGGCAGCAGAAAGGTGCACAAGGCGCTGGCAACTAGGGCGGAGAAGCCCATGGCTGGAAACCTAACCTCACCTACTCTAGCCTAGCCTCGCCTAGCCTGGTCCGGTCCGGTTCGGTCTGACCCCCCGGGAGCTCCAAGTGTGCGCGCCAGACTAGCAGCGGGCCGCCTTTTATACCCTTCCCAGGTTGCTGCCCACCCTACCTTGGTCAGATAAATTAGTTCACCCAAAGTTCATCTTTAATTGAGGATTGCGGCCTGGCTCCTCCCCCCGAAATCTTTAACTATTTGCTTTGCGCGGCGCATCCTGCCCGCCGCAGACAGCCGCCGGGCAAGGAAAGGTGCTGCCGGCCTCGGGGCTCGCTCCCCGTTGCACAGCGCTCGGGCTGCGGACGCTGCCGACAGCTGACAGCCAGGGGCCGGACGCCTCCTCGGACTTTTGGCCGATGTTCTTTAGCGACCAGCGGGTTGCGACGAGAAATGTCCCGCAGCAGCACACGGGAGACACGTTCCCCCGGGGGCGCTCCGCGGACGGTGCCGATGCGCGCTGCAAGCTGCCGGGCTCCTTCGCCCGCCCGCTGCTGCCGCCGGCCGGGAACGGCGAGTCAGCGGCCGGAGCTGCGGCCGGACGGGGCGGGCGCTCCCCGGTGCTGGGGGCGCCCGGTGCCCTCTGGGCAGAGCTGCAACTATGCTGCCGCATCGGTGGAGTAGCCTCCGCTGTCCTCTGGGTCACCTCGAAAGGCCCGGCTTGTATTTCTGCCCGGCCACGGAGGAAGgaattgcagcagcagcagtccgTCTCACCCTGCCGATGTAGGTTCAAGCGCGGGTCAGCAAGGGAAAGGGAGGTGAGCGCGGAAAGAAAACACCCAAACCGCTAtgccctgctcctctcccaggcaTCCGCTGCTCGCCCTCGCCCGGGGCTCGCTGGCTGTCACGGCCGGGAAGAAGCGCTCGGCTCGGCAGCGTCTCGGCACTGTTCTGGCACCCCGCCTGCAGCCACGGCGCGGAGGATCTCCTTCCCGAAGCCGTCGGGTGGGAACCGGGGGCTCCTCACAGGAATTGAGCAGCAGATCCGGCCAGGAGGAGCTCGACAGAATAGGTGCCGTCGGCGGGGCTGCGGGGAGGCTGCAGTCGCTGTGGCAGCCGCTGTGTCCCGGCGCACGACGCGGCCGATGGGGAAAGGGGCGCCTGTGCACGGAGTGCGGCCGGGAGCGCGGGGCGCCCTGCCGGTTACAGCTGTTACCAATAAACTACCgtgcttccttttttcctttcagtttttttttcttcttctccatgtTGCTTTTGTGCTCATAGACAAGCTCAATAAACACTGGAAGTTGTGCGTGTGTTTGTGTACGGGCGAAGATGtcacttttaattattatttttctgacaaTCAGCGCATCACATGAGACCATCCGTGCTCTTACGATGCCTCGCTGCAGCGAGGATGCCGCCTCCGCAGCCTCTTGCTCAAGAGGGACCCCAATTCTGCCCCCCTCGGGGTTACTTCCTCGCCTCCGGGGTACGGTGCGGCTCTGCGGAGCCCGGCCGGCGCTGCCCGGGAGCGGCGGCCGCGCCCTGACCCGGCCCTCTTCCCTTGCCGGGAGCTGACCTGCTTGTGACCTACAACACGGACCGTGACATCTGCGTGAACCCGGCCGACAACTGCGCCAAGTTCACTGTCTATCAAAATAACGAGATACGGTGGCCTGAGCACCGATAATTGCCACAGGAAGGCTTTATTATCTCCCCAGCTGTGTATTCTGCAGCCATCGTCTCGAAAAGAATCAAATGCAAGAGAGTGAAAGGGATAATTAAAAACATCTTGGAAGAGGGTCAAGAAATTAACAGCCTAATATGAACAAACTTTGATGACAAGTAACAATTATTACACTTCATTTGGAAATGCTCGTGTTTATCTGCAAACAAAATCAATttcaagtcctttttttttctttttttttttttccttttttttttctctcttttttttttttttttttttttttaagatattcaTGTTACATTTTTCAGCCGGTGGCTGTCGGGCTCGTTGGCGCTCGGGGTAATTTTTAAGTACGCTGCTGGAGAAGCGCCGGCCCTCCCGCACCCGGTGATGGGCGCTGTAGGCGCGGCCCTGCCTGCGGTGGGAGCCTGCGTCGCCCGCAGGTCTCAGCCACACTAGCAGCTCCTGCTGACGAGTCAGCCATTGCCGCTTGCAGCCACCACCTACTGATTTCACCTCTGATAGCCAAAAAATTCACCTTTCAGGACAAGGTCAGGAGGGGCAGGGACTCTGGTTCACTACGGGGTCGACCTGCATTTTATTCAGCTCTGCAGTTCAACCTCTTCCAGATTTGACCTGTCAAATTCGGGAGCTGCATTTCTACCCCAGGTAGCATGCTCACCAGCCAGCCTCTGAGGCCCACTGCGGTGCCCCAGCATGGACCTGCAAGGGAGACCGGCCCTGCAAGGTCATTTGTAGTCTGGCATTGAAGCAGGACAATGAGATACAGGGGAGCTCCCCAGTGCCTTTCCAAGGGGATTCTGTGCCTGTGCCACATTTCTGCCTTTGCAGGTCgagctcttctgtttcttcacgCAGAGCACTCTGTGGCACCAGGCTCAGGATGCACTGGAGGGAGAAAGTGGATGGTTTACCCCATTGCTTCCACACACGCCGTGTGACAGTGGAGAGCACTGGTGAAGCCGAAAGGAGCTTATAAACATGTTGCAGCACTGCAAGGACCTGGCCCCAGCTCTGTTATCAGTGCACCAGCAACAGGACTCACCTCATTTTACATGGGAGAGAAATACCCCATGTCTCTGTGAGGCAAGTGGTACTcaaaaaccaactaaaaaagTGTCTTCAGCACAGGCTTAGCGCTTGGTATCACCCCCTGGGTGgccccacagagctgctgtcctGGCACTTTCCCTGGCAGAGCTAGACTGTGGGAGGTGACAAGGCCAGTCTGGCCAGCCAGCCACTATGGGCCGTGTTTCACCTTGCAAATACTCCCTCTCCAACGTGAACAGTATAATCAGGAACAGAGAGGATTTTACACTACAAATCAGATACATTCAGAAATGTccattttgcaaatatttatttctcaaagCCCTCTACCCTGCTTCTAATTTCTCCCTCAGGCTGGGAAGTGCATCCTCAGAGGTGGGCTTCATGGCAGaccccaagcagcagcacaggggtcAGGCACAATACACATGGCTACTACTACTGAGTGAATGAGCGACACTCTCCTTGTGCCAGCTCTAATGGGAAGTGCAGGAATgagattaaatatttacaagaaAAACCACTTTACACTCTATTATTCTAGCTACAGATGATGCCATGGAACGGGCAGCCCTGGCTTGTGTTTTCCTTGAGAGTTCCCCCATCTTCCCTCTTTTCACATCTAAAAAGCTACAGCATGCAGGATGTTTGTCGTGACTCTCTGCTACAACACTCACAGGAGAGAATCCTGGGACAGAATAGCTCTGGGAGCCTtagctgtggggctgggagtttagctccccatccctggtggCTGGAGACATGTGTGGGGCAGGGCGTGGCTGAGCCCCTATGGAGGATGCTCCCTGTCAGCAGCTTCAGTGGGTTTTTCccctggctggggctggggctggggctgaggctCATCCAGGTGCTCAGGAGCAGGACTCTGCATGACTCTCCCTACTGGCTCGCACaccaggaggggaaaaataagaagACTGTGGGGTTTTGCATTGCAGTGACCCCATGCAGCAGAGACCTGTCCCTGGCAGCTGTGGAGGGGCATCGATGCCAGGGCAGAGTGGGTCAGCGTACCCCTGGCTCAGGCCTCACTGCTGCGGCTGCGCCGCAAGGGGTGGAAGTAGAGCTGCAGCCCATCATCAACAGGGTGCACGATGGGCACGGTCTGCATAGAGGGGTAGCTGGGGGTGGCCAGTTCCCAATGGGCAGTGCTGACCAGCTCGATGGCCAGCAGCTTGAGGATGGTCTGTGCCAGTTCCTTGCCGATGCAGCTCCGTGCTCCTCCACCAAAGGGGATGTAGTGGAAGTGGCCCACAGCCTCCGTCCGGGTAGCACTGAAGCGGTCAGGGTCAAAGT
Protein-coding regions in this window:
- the LOC103535955 gene encoding cytochrome P450 26A1 isoform X1 — translated: MGFSALVASALCTFLLPLLLFLAAVKLWDLYCVSGRDPSCPLPLPPGTMGLPFFGETLQMVLQRRKFLQMKRKKYGFIYKTHLFGRPTVRVMGAENVRHILLGEHRLVSVQWPASVRTILGSGCLSNLHNGQHKHRKKVIMRAFSRDALQHYVPVIQEEVSACLERWLGAAEPCLLVYPEVKRLMFRIAMRILLGFQPRQANPDGEQQLVEAFEEMIRNLFSLPIDVPFSGLYRGLRARNVIHAKIEENIRAKMAHKEPEGGYKDVLQLLMEHTQGNGEQLNMQELKESATELLFGGHETTASAATSLVAFLGLHHDVLQKVRKELQVKGLLCSHNQEKQLDMEVLEQLKYTGCVIKETLRLSPPVPGGFRIALKTLELNGYQIPKGWNVIYSICDTHDVADLFTNKDEFNPDRFMSPSPEDSSRFSFIPFGGGLRSCVGKEFAKVLLKIFTVELARSCDWQLLNGPPTMKTGPIVYPVDNLPTKFIGFSGQI
- the LOC103535955 gene encoding cytochrome P450 26A1 isoform X2; this encodes MGFSALVASALCTFLLPLLLFLAAVKLWDLYCVSGRDPSCPLPLPPGTMGLPFFGETLQMVLQRRKFLQMKRKKYGFIYKTHLFGRPTVRVMGAENVRHILLGEHRLVSVQWPASVRTILGSGCLSNLHNGQHKHRKKVIMRAFSRDALQHYVPVIQEEVSACLERWLGAAEPCLLVYPEVKRLMFRIAMRILLGFQPRQANPDGEQQLVEAFEEMIRNLFSLPIDVPFSGLYRELKESATELLFGGHETTASAATSLVAFLGLHHDVLQKVRKELQVKGLLCSHNQEKQLDMEVLEQLKYTGCVIKETLRLSPPVPGGFRIALKTLELNGYQIPKGWNVIYSICDTHDVADLFTNKDEFNPDRFMSPSPEDSSRFSFIPFGGGLRSCVGKEFAKVLLKIFTVELARSCDWQLLNGPPTMKTGPIVYPVDNLPTKFIGFSGQI
- the LOC103535955 gene encoding cytochrome P450 26A1 isoform X3; this translates as MGFSALVASALCTFLLPLLLFLAAVKLWDLYCVSGRDPSCPLPLPPGTMGLPFFGETLQMVLQRRKFLQMKRKKYGFIYKTHLFGRPTVRVMGAENVRHILLGEHRLVSVQWPASVRTILGSGCLSNLHNGQHKHRKKVIMRAFSRDALQHYVPVIQEEVSACLERWLGAAEPCLLVYPEVKRLMFRIAMRILLGFQPRQANPDGEQQLVEAFEEMIRNLFSLPIDVPFSGLYRGLLCSHNQEKQLDMEVLEQLKYTGCVIKETLRLSPPVPGGFRIALKTLELNGYQIPKGWNVIYSICDTHDVADLFTNKDEFNPDRFMSPSPEDSSRFSFIPFGGGLRSCVGKEFAKVLLKIFTVELARSCDWQLLNGPPTMKTGPIVYPVDNLPTKFIGFSGQI